The following nucleotide sequence is from Atribacterota bacterium.
GGAGTGAAATTATAGTTTAACTAAAAATAATATGTGTTAAATTTTCAGCAAAATTAATAAATATGGAGGAATAAGTTGAAGATAAATAAATTTAAAGTAGCAATTTTATGGGTAGTGATAACTATAATGTTTTGTACAGTAAGCAGTGTTTTGATAGCGCAGGAAGATATTGCCTTAAAAATAGCTTCTGGTGATACTGTAAAAACACTGACTATGGAGGAGATTAAAGAGTTACCTGCTTTGGAAGGCTGGGGCGGAAGAATGCGCAGCACTGGTGCTATTGAGGGACCTTTTGAATTAAGGGGAGTCTCTATAATAGATCTATGTGATATGGTTGGAGGAATAAATCCTGATACCGCGGTTAAGTTTATCTCCAGAGACGGTTATGCCATGACCTTCAGCTATAAACAGGTAAAAGAGAATGATTTTATTACTTATGACCCAGTTTCTCTCAATGAAGTGCCTCATGGTGATCTACATATGATTCTGGCTTACCAGACTGATGGAGATGAAATGACTTTTGAGCTGGGAGGCCCACTAAGACTGGCTATCCTCAGTGAAAAGAACCAGGTGACTGATGGTCATTGGTGGAGTAAATGGGTTGAGCAGATTGAACTGGTTCCAGCTCCCAAAGATTGGATTTTACAGTTAAAAGGTGCCCGAGATGAAGATATTGATAGAGGTACATTCGAATCCGGTGCCTCTGAAGGATGCCATGGTGTTAAATATATTGACGATAAAGGTAGGGAGTGGGAAGGCATTCCTCTTTGGTTACTGGTAGGACGGGTAGATGATGATAATCCTCATGAAGGTAAAGCCTTTAATGATTCCCTGGTACAGGATGGTTATGAGGTAGAAGTTATTGCTGTAGACGGATTTATTGCTACTTTGCCTATTTCTTCTATCGCTCGCAGGAATCAAATTATTGTAGCTTATAAATTGGACGGAGAATCCTTACCAGAAAATTACTGGCCATTAAGACTGGTTGGAGAAAACTTAACCGGGAAAGAACAGGTGGGGCAAATCAAAGAGATTAAAGTAATTTTCCCATAAAAGGAATTGTGAAAATTCTCTGAATACCTAACAGGGGAGGAATAATGACAACAAAATTGTTCAGAAAAGCTGTTCTAGGTGCCTTTTTGCTTTTGTTAATTCTTGGTTTAGTTTTAACAGGATTTTGTCAGGAGAAAAAAACTGTCAAAATCCAAGCAGCTGGCAGCTTATTAATTCCTTTTGGAGCGATAGAAAAAGCATTTGAGGCAGAAAATTCAGATATTGATGTCCTTGTTGAAGGGCATGGTAGTATTCAGGTTATTAGGCATGTCATTGAACTGCCAGCTTTTTCAGGAGAGCCTATTGCTGATATTGTTGCAGTGGCAGATTATTCGTTGATACCAAAATTGATGTATGAAACAATGCTTCCGGAAAGTAACCAACCTTATGCTGAGTGGTGTATCCAATTTGGTACAAATACTCTAGGATTAGCTTATACCTCTAAGAGCAAATATGCTAAAGAGATAAACGTAGATAACTGGTATCAAATTCTAGCCAGGCCAGAGGTAAAGGTAGGAATTTCGGATCCCCGCTTTGATGCCTGTGGTTATCGGTCTTTGATGGCTTTAAAATTAGCAGAATTATTTTATCGAGAAGAAGATATACTACATAGTATAATTGGAAGATTCTCTTATCCTATCAAAGTGCAAGAAAATGATAGTAGCTGCACAATTCTGATTCCAGAAATTTTGGAAGCGGAAAGGCTTGCTATCAGAGATTCCAGTATCAAATTACTTTTCCCTATTCAGTCAGGCGACCTGGATTATGTTTTTGAGTATAAAAGTGTTGCCCAGCAGCATGAGGTCAACTTTCTGGAGTTTCCACCGGAAATTAACCTAGGTTCTGAGGAATACAAAACATTGTATCAGGATATGAAAGTCAAACTGGCTTTTAAAAGATTTGCTTCAGTCAATCCGGATTATGATATTTTACCTATTATCTATGGAATGACAATTCCCGGTAATTCCCCTCATCCGCAAGAGGCAGTCAGGTTAGTGGAATTTATCCTGAGTCAGCGTGGTCAGGAGATAATGGAAGAATCAGGGCAGGTTGTCATTAATCCACCCATTGTGGATATTTTAGATAATCTTCTCCAGCAATTAGCTGATATAGTAATCGAAAAATAGTAAAGAAATAAAATAACAGAATAGATACCTGTTTTAATGCCAGGTATCTATTCTGTTATAAGATTAGTAGAGTATCATAATAATTAGTTATTTAATTTTTACCAAGAGAAACGAGAGCTTAATTAAATATTAAATCCTGATTTTTTTCCTTTGCCTTGGAGTGAGCCCCTGGGAATCCTGATTTCAGTAGCTTTAAAAGTATCTTCAGATAGTTTCTGTCCCAATATCTTTATTTCTAGATTCTGAGTCAATGTTAACATTCCCTTTACTCTAACCTGACTGATATCAATTTTCCATTCCTTATCAAGATAGTCTCTTAGTTGCAACAAATTATTTTCTAATTCCAGGGAAACAACAATACCACTTAACAAACCCTTTTCAGGATGCATCCATTGATTTTCTCTGCTATAGACTAAATGATGATAGCCCGGTATTCTAATTCTTAGCTGCCTATCAACAGTTTCAGTCCAGCCGTATTGATAAAAGCCCAGTCCCATTAAACCGCTAATGATGAGACTAATAAAAAATATCATTATAAATCGGTAGCGATAACCAGTTCGGGTATGGATAAAATTATAGTAAGTGATAAACAAAAAAAGCAGTAACAAGACAATCCATAGGTAGGGAAGGCTCATTAGTAATGCTTTGGGCAAGCCGATACCAAGATAATGATAAATATCCCAATCCAGATCGCCGGTAATAAACATAATCATTCCAAAAGCAATACCACCCAGCACTGTAGTCAAAGCAAACATTAACCAGAAAAAGTAATTCCTGGTTAAAAAATACCAGCGTGGTTTGGGCTGTACTTTCCCCTTTTTTATTTTTTCTAAAGTATCTTTGCTGATATCAACCATATTTTATACCTGCTTTATACTTTTCAATTTCTTTCAATAGTAACTTTTTTGCACGATTAATTAGAGTACCGACCGTTCCTATGGGTTTTCTTACGATGTCACTAATTTCCTGATAATCCTTTCCTTCTAGGAATTTTAATAATAGTACCTCTTTATATTTTAATGGTAATAAATCGATTATACATAGCAAATTTTCATAATCAATTTTTTGTAAGAAGTTTTTTTCCAGATTAAAATCAGATTGTACCAACTGGTCTAAATCATGCTCATCCCAGGAGATATTCTGGTAGTATCTTGGCTTTTTACGAATCGTACTAATAGTATAGTTATGGGCAATACGATAAATCCAGCTGGAAAATTTGAAATCTTCATTATAATCATTCAAATTTTGATAAGCAAGGATAAAAACTTCCTGTAAAATATCCTGAATATCCGTTCTGTTCATTCCAGATAGTCTATAGATATAGTTCATCAAGGCAGATTCGTATCTTTTCATAAGACAATAGTAATATTCCTGATTTTTTAAAGTCAGGGCAACCAACTGGGAATCTGTTTTTTGCTCACAATCAGAAATATTGATCATAAAATCTTTCTTTAATTTGCAAAAAGTACTTTCTTTCAGAAAATAAAATGGTAAGAATATTAGCTTATCTATTATAATATATTATTATTGTGATTTATTAAATAGTTTCCATAATGCTGGACATGCCATAAAGCATGAAAGATACCAATGAGACCCATGGCCATAGAAAATTCGACATGCCAGAATAAACAATCAAAATTTATCTATTTGAACCAACTAAAATCTCTGATTGGTATCAATGTATCTACCGCATTCACCAGGGAAAGGATCTTTATATTCTTTTTACTGGATAAATGCATATATTTCCTCAATTCTTTAAAAGATTGCATTTTTATTGTCAATTATAATACGATAAAATTCCCATTTTTCTTTCATTCATTTAGTAGGAAAAATAAGAGGTTTATTTCAGGAAGTCATCCTCAAAAATAATTTGTTGGTTTTAAGGATTTACAAAGGAAAAATAGAGAAAAGCAATAGAAGCTAATGATTTTTTATGGGCAGTTCTTGAATGCCTTCTAATAATACCCGCATGGCAATACAGTCATCTTCATTATATTGCAGGATACGCTTTTTAATTTCCGGCCTTTCTAGTTCTAACCAGCGATGGTACCATTCAATGGATTCAGCACCAGAGGGATGTTCGTCCCGCCATCGAAAGCCAAGGTATTGCGCCAGGTCTTTTACCGAATAGCTATAAGTAGGCCATTCCGTATATTTTCTAACAATATCGCTATAAAGATCAATGACCAATGGTGATTTAAATAAAGCCTCTAACTCTGATGATGTTATAATCTCGGGATATTTTTCGTTTAATTTTTTCCAAATAGTCTTCTCATAAGGTGAGTAATAATAAACATTGCAAGGAAAATGTTGCTTAATATAATGCCAGGCATCAATAAATATTCTCTCTTCTTGTTTTTCATCAGCCTTATCAGCAAAAAATGGTACGTACTTTTCAGTTGCTGGATCCCGATGATGTCTTTCTACAAAACCATGCAGGTAGCAAAAATCACGCATGGGATCAGTTTCCACATCAAAGAATAATTCAGTATCTGTCTGGGGTAATTTTATTGTTTTTCTGATATAAGCCTGTTTATCAATGTGCGCCAGTAATCTAGCACGAGCATGATATTTATATAAGGTTGATATACCAATACCAGGGAAAATAGTCTTTTTACCGATAATAAGTTCCTGAAAGGATTTATGGGCAAAATCAGTAAATTTTTTCAATTTTTGATGCATAATTTCTCTTTTCTTACGACCCAGCTCCGGTATTAATGTCAAGTCTTTCGCTGTTATAAGAGATTTAAGACAATACGTTCTCCAGTGACAGAGTTTACAGGCTCCCTGATGCGCCGGTGAGGTAGTAATCTTTTTCTCTAAAACCTGTTGTACTTCTGATAGAGTTTGCAGGTATAGATCCCACCAGTTCATTTGATCACGTTTTCCTATTGATTGTACTAAATCATAGAAGACATCTCTTCCTTTAATATCATGAATAAAAGATGTTTTTGAGGAGGAGTAGTTTAGTTTTTCCAAAATGTCGGTGTATAAACCTAATTGAATAGCATAATGTATTTTTAGTTTTCCTTCCGATTCATTATTTTCCCCTTCTAGTGCTGAACCACTTTTTATATCTCCAGCGATATATCCACCACCCTGTTTTAATAAGAGATCTGGCTCACCAACCAGATTATCAGTACTTATCCGACCGCTATAAATTAATGTGACTCCCTGCCTAAGGGCTTCTCTTGTTCTGGCTTCTTTTTCTAAACCTGTATAAACGCTTAAATCCAGAAAAGGTTTTTTTAATTCAACCATTACCTGTTTTTCAAAATCAATACCTCTTTCCCAGAGCAATTTCATAAAAGCACTTTCTGGATCTCTCTTGCTCGGATCTTCGAAAATATCAAGATATAAACGATGAGGGCATTGAATATAATTATAAAGCATATCAGCTGAAATTATCTGTCTCATTTTACTAACTCCCAAAGATTCCAATATCACAAATCAATTAGCAATATTCTGACCAAAATACCTTTTCATAATAATTTATAACAGTTAGTAAGAATGATTACAAGTATATAAATAGTAAGCACAAAATAGATAGCGGTTATTTCGTCGCTTTTTCAATTGCCTTTTGAGCCAGAATAAAAGTAGGGTCAATAATCGGTATTTCTAGATCACCATCTTTTAATACTAAGGGTATTTCTGTACATCCTAAAATAACGCCTTGAGCACCCTTTCTTATTTGTAAGCGGGCAATTTCAATAATTTGCTTTTTTAAGAGAAAGAAATCTTGCCCTGCCTTAATCCCATAGATGACTTCCATTAATTTATGTTGCTCTTCTTCTTCGGGAATTAATATTTCAATATCAAGAGCATTAAGATAAGTTTGATAAAGTCCAGATTGATAGGTTCCCTTGGTGGCAAATAGGCTAACATTTTTCAGAAAGGGAAAAGTATGATGAATATATAGTGCTGTTTCCTGGATCATGTTTAAGATTGGGATATTAACCATTTTTTGTATTTCATGGTAATAATAATGAGCAGTGTTACAGGGCATAATTATAAAATCAACTCCTGCTTTTTCCAGGGTTCGTGCTGTTTTGATTAATTCTGGCAAGGGATTTTCATTACCATACAAGATTGCTTTAGTGCGATCTGGTATCTTGGGATTATTATCTATAATAATTCTAAGATGTTCTTGATCTTGTTGGGCCGGAGTTAACTGAACAATTTTTTGGAATAAATCTATGGTTGCTTCAGGTCCCATCCCGCCCAGGATTCCAATAATTTTTTCATTTGTCATAAAACACCTTTGATTTTAGTAAATAATCAGTGTAGTATTAATTTAATGTCATTACTATATAATAATTTAAAATATGAAACCTGATGAGTAAATATGTAATTAACATTATTAATTATATACTCATCCCAATAAGATTTATAGTGGTTTTTTAGTTTTAAATATCATAAAATCAATAGAAAAGATCATAATATGGAAATTATTTATTAATACATAATATTAAGTAAAGTTATAAAGGAGTGACAAAATGCGAATAGTAAGGTATCAAACAAATGGTGGAGTATTATATGGAGTGTTACAAGGAGATGAGATCAGGACAATCCAAGGTAATCTATTTGACAAAGTCGTAGTAGGTTCACTAAGAATAAAAAGAGAAGAGGTGAAATTGCTGGCGCCGGTAGATCCTCCTAATGTAATTGCTATTGGTTTAAATTATAAAAAACATGCCGAGGAAAGTGGTAACAGTTTTCCGGATAAACCGGTTATATTCCTAAAATCAACCTCCAGCGTAATTGGACCGGAAGATAATATCATACTGCCAGAAATAGCCCCTAATGAAGTTGATTATGAAGCTGAACTGGTCATTGTCATTGGCAAAAAAGCGAAAAATATAGAAATCGATGATGTTGATAATTATATCTTGGGATATACCTGTGGTAATGATGTATCAGCTAGAGATTGTCAACTCCGTCTCGATCAACAATGGGCTAGAGGTAAGTCTTTTGATACCTTTTGTCCCCTCGGTCCCTGGATTGAGACCGAACTCCCCAATCCCGATCAATGTAGGATTAGATCCAGATTAAATGGGAAAGTTATGCAGGATTCCAATACCTCTGACCTTATCTTTGGAGTAAGGGAATTAGTTAGTTATTGTTCTAAAAACTTTACCCTTTTGCCTGGTTCTGTTATTATGACCGGTACCCCGGGAGGTGTTGGTTTTACACGCAAGCCCCCGGTATATTTAAAACAAGGAGATATTATTGAGATTGGAATAGAAGGAATTGGCATATTGAGTAACAAAGTGGTTTGATAGATTGATGCCTACTTATTTTGTAATCTTTATTGGAAATAATAAAGATTTTTTAAGAAGTTTAACAGTTATTGTATATCAATTTTGACTAATAATTTTTCTAACTAATTGAGATTTTAGTTAAGAATGGGAGGATATTGCTTCTATTAATTTTGTTTTCCGGGAATAGATTATTTTAGTCAGTAATCGTAAAGGCCATTTGGAGGGACTAGATAGTCTTCTCCAGGCTTTTTTGATTTCTTCCAGTTCCTCAGACTGAATTAATTTATTTCCATATCTCTCTTGATTAAAACTATCAATAATTAGTTGTATATCCTGATAGCTGTCAGGAAAGAAAAATACCAGATGTCTACCGTATTCTAAAGGTGTTTGAAATTTTTTTCGTGAAATACCACTATTCTTACCCCAATGGCAAAGCTTCTGAAATAGAGCAGATATATTTTCTTTTCTTCTAGAAGCTATCAAAAAGTTGAACAATTTATCCAGAACTTTCTTAACTCCAAAAAAGATGTGCTTTATCCAGAGCCATAATTCTTCAAAGAACCCTTTTTTTTCAATATCTAGTGTAGTTTTTAAAGAGAACCATTTCCAGAGAGAAAATAATAACCAACCTATTGCTAAGGTAGTCAGTAATATTAGTAACGAGATTCCTCCCCAGGTAAGAATCCATTGAAGTATTTTACTCGACCAGGAAAGTTCATTGCTGTCTAGCAAAGATATTGCTGAGTCAGATGAATGGGTAGGGCTAATATCAGCAGCGCGATAACCGGACCCAAAAAGAAAAATGAGTATTTTTAGGAGGAGCTTCCCAATAGGATTAGAAACCACTTTTAAGATATTATAACTGGCTTGAGCAACAGAAGTCATTTGTGGTAAGAAGAATAAGAGCGTCCAGCTAACAAGGAGCAATACTACTGGAATAAACGTAAATATTAATTTGGTTTTACTAAACTGGTTATCAAATTTTATTTTTGAGCTTCTTGAGTTTTGAGCAAGAATAATAGCTATCATACTGAAAAGAAAATAATAGCTAATTAAAATACTTGAATTAGGGAAGAGTGTATTGGTACTCCCAGAAATTATAAAGGTTAAGACTAGCATGACAATTCCGAGATCAAATTGGGAGGTTATAGCAAAGTAGTCCTTGGAACGATTTGCTAATTTATATCCACAGAACCAAACACAGGAAAACCAGCAAATAAGCAGGAAATAGGCAAATCCATCCAACGGTCCAAATTGTTTATTGACGAGCGTTTGTATCCATCTTAAATTTAGAAATGATACAGACCGATAACTATAATTATATACAGTATAAGTTAATATTAATACATAGAAAAGGAGATGTAGGATAAAAAGTTCAATAATTCTTTTACCCCTTCCTTTTGTTATAGAGGTAATTATTATGGGAATAAAAAAGGCCAGCATTGCCGCCCATATAGGAAAGAGGGGGGCATTTAACATTAAGAAGAATACACAGGCTAAGGCATATAACCAGGTTATTTCCATCATACCGGAAGCAATGATTAATAGCGTTCCATTTCTTGTTAAATTTTTAGCCATTTTATTACTCTTAAGAATATTATAAGTAATTATTTATATATTGACTATCACTTCGAGCAAGATCTATCGCTTCACCATAAATTTCACTAAATAACAATGCTGGAATAGGGGAAAATTTTTTGTGATAAGAAGACTTGGCCAAAAGAAGATATACAGGTGTATTATGTTTTATCAGGAATTGGCTAATTTGAGTATTTTTTTTATTCATACGATAAGCGCAATAAATACATCCTGTTCCAGCAGGTATTTTCATTTCTTTAAACAATATTTCATCCATAGAACAAAATTCTTCTATTGTTAATCTGGCCAGTAATTCCATTGCCCTAGAAACTTGTTCGGGACCAGTACCGAAAGAAAAGTTGGTAGTCATATTACTTCCAGTAACTTTACCATTGGAAAAGATACTATATGGACTTCCTTGTTTATCAAATTCTAATACCATTGCGGCTACTACCTCCAGGATTTTCTCGAATAATTCTTCCTGTCTTTTTTCCCGAAAGGAACTAACATCAACAACTAAAAGTGTTTTTCTTTGAGTGGAAGAATCAAAGATTTTGGATTGAAGGTGATTATAACGAGCACTAGCTTTCCAATGGATGTATTTTGCTGGTTCTCCATGTTGATAGTCATGAGTAGCAATGGGATAGACAGGGTCCTTAACCGGACTATCTATGCCTGTTTTACCGAAGAATTCTTTGATAGGTGTCGAAAGGAAGTTTAAGGATATTGGTCTGGGATAAATGATTACCTCTACTGCTGATTGTGACAAATATCTCCTCTTTTGAAAGAAACCCAGAAGATCGCCAGTTTCTAAAAAAGGAGGTCCAATTTGAAAACAACCCCTTTGTTTGGCAGTTAAATTCCAATTCCACAAGAAATGATCATACCAGAGTAGACTGAATTCTTCACAAAGAAAATTATTTTTCATCTTTATTTCAGGAATAAGTCTTTTATCCATTGGTATCAATAATTTTATCCATATGGGCAGTATTTTGTTGTTGTAGATTTGTGCCTGTAAGGAAATAATTTCGCCAGGGAATCCCTTTTTCGTCTCAGCATCAAAAGAGTAATGAATATTCTTTATACTAACATAACTCCATAGTTTACAAGCATAAAACATGGTCAAGAGTAATATGGAGATTAAGATGAGATTTTTTTGTACCAAGAGTAATGCAATGAATAATAATATCAGTAACAGGAATCGGAAAAAACCGTCAGTAAAAATAGAGGTGAGTGGACGATCATAATTTACATTATTCATTTACTTATTTCCATTGTTGGTATTTCTGTCTGTTCTAATATTTCTTGCAGTAATTTTTGAGGGGAAGTATTTTTTAACCTTTCCTTTGTTTCCATAACAACACGATGTGCCAATACTGGAGTAAAAAGCTCTTTTATATCATCAGGTAAGACAAAATCTCTGCCTCTTAAAGCTGCTAAAGCTTGAGCTGCTCGCATCAGGTGTAGAGAAGCTCTGGGACTAGCGCCAAAACGAATTTGAGAAGAATTCCTAGTAGCATTAGTCAGAGTCACAATATAGTGGTTAATTTCTTTAGAAATATGGACCTTTGCCCTTTCTTTTTGTAAGTGTAATATCTCTTCAGGAGTAGTTACGGACTCCAGTTTCTCTAAGGGGTCAACTTTCTGAAAACGTTCTAAGATTAACATTTCTTCTATATGGGAGGGATAATCCAGTTTAATACGCATAAGGAACCTATCTAATTGTGCTTCAGGGAGAGGAAATGTTCCTTCCAATTCAATGGGATTTTGAGTTCCAATAACAAAAAATGGTACTGGTAGATCCATAGTTATTCCATCAATTGTAACTTGTCTCTCCTGCATACTTTCCAATAAACTGGATTGTGTTCTAGGAATGGTTCTATTGATTTCATCAGCTAGCACAATATTAGACATTACCGGACCTGCTTGGAAAACAAACTTACCTTCTTTTTGATTATAAATATTAAAGCCAGTTATATCTGAAGGAAGCAAATCAGGAGTAAATTGAATACGACGAAAGGTACCACCAATACTTCTAGCCAGAGATCTAGCCAGAAGAGTTTTTCCAACTCCCGGTACATCTTCCAACAAAAGATGTCCCTCCGCTAACAGAGTTGTTAGCGTTAATTCAATTGCTTTATTTTTTCCGACTATGACCTTATTGATATTGTCAGTTATGTTATGACAAATAGAAAAATTCAAATCCTACCTCAAATTTTTATGAACATTTATTCATATAAATAAAAAAAATAAAAAAAATTTTAACAAAGTATAACTAAATTAAAATTATATCAAGGGAATATCAACAAAACAAGTAAAAATTTTAGGAAAATAATTCTTGTAAGAATGAAGATGACTATAATTTATTTACATGAATTTTCAAGAGCAACAGCCCTTACCGGGGAACCATCTGCATTTTTTATCTTTAAGGGGAAAACACAGAACAAAAAATATTCATTTTCAATAGCATCCAGATTAGTTAGGTTTTCAATGATAATCGTTTTTTGGGACAGTAATATTTTATGAACAGCAAAATCAATTGATTCAGATTGGTCGATGGAGATAGCATCAACACCTATGCCTTTTAAATTAAATCTGGTTAGCCATTCTGCACTTTTTTCATTTAGATGGGGATAGCTTGTATAATATTGATTCTTTCCCCAGTGTTGACTCCATCCAGTTTTAAGAATTACAAAATCAACCTTACTTATTTTTTCCTGGTAAGGGAATAAGTCTTGAATGGATATATATAGGTATTTATGATGACAAAAATCCAGCATAGTTGCCTTTCCAAAAAAGTGATTAATATCTAGGTTGTCTAGATTAGGACCAGAATTAATCATATGTGCAGGTGCATCAATATGAGTACCGGTATGTGAATATATAATATATTTTGTTTCTCTGAAGCCATCCCTCTCCAATATATGGGTAATTTGAAAGGAAGGTGATCCAGCTTGGGAATAAACTGGCATATTGGAACACATTAAATGACTCAGGTCAACAACTTTCATAATTTATACCATTCTTATCTTAAATGAAATGAAATAGATAATTTTTCTTTATCTACTTATGATATTATACTATATATAAGTGATTAAGTGCCAAGAATTTTTGCTATGTTTAATTATATAAAAATTACCTTCTAGCGATTTATGGAAGTGCCTGTAATGTGGTGCTAGGTTTGGGAGGACTTTTTGTAATTAAGAAATCCGATGTTGATGAAAAAAGTTAAAAATTTTAGGATATGGTTAAATTTGGAGTAAAATAAAGACACTTTATTAAGGAGGTAATCATGGAAATCAAAGCAACAGTGCTTTGTGAGAATTGTATATATTTTAATAGCGGTGTTATTGCCGAGCATGGGTGGTCAGCATATATTGAAACAAAGTATGGTAATTTTCTTTTTGACACTGGCCAGGGGATAGGCATCATTAATAATGCGCACCATTTCCATAAAGATTTATCCAATCTGCAGGGTATTATTATCAGCCATCACCATCATGATCATACCGGTGGACTGTTGCGAGTACTAGATTATGCCAGGAAAGTAAAAGTCTATTCCCATCCAGCACTTTTTAAGAATAGTTTTAATATTCGAAATGGTGTGGAACGCAATATTGGCATTCCTTATCGTCGTGAAGTTCTAGAAAGCAAAGGAGCAGAGTTTATCTTCAATACCAGTTTTATAGAGATTGCCCCAGGATTGATGTTAAGTGGAGAAATCCCCCGCAGGACGTCTTTTGAGAAAGGCGATCCTGATTTACTGTTGAAAAATGAGCAAGGTTATCTTCAAGATATAGTTATTGATGATCAAACATTAATAATGAATACTAAAAAGGGGTTGGTTATCGTATTGGGTTGTTCACATTCAGGGATTATTAATATTATAAACTATATTATAGAAAAAACCGGCCAGAAACATATTCATACTATTTTTGGAGGAACCCATCTTGGTCCGCTCAGTGAGAAAAGTAAAGCTAAGAGCATAGAAGCCCTAAAAAAGTTTGATATAGAAAGAATAGGCACTTCTCATTGCACTGGATTGGAAACCTCTATGCGCTTACTCCAGGAATTTGGGAAACGCTTCTTTTTCTGTAATGTGGGAACCGTAATAAAAGTGTAGAAACTAACTTAAGTAACTTAACCATGACTTTTATGAAAAAGAAATAATAACATTAGTAATAATCATCATAATCTACTAGAATTTTTATTGAATCACCAACCTGTCTATTTCTTAGTTTTTTGTTTATAGTATTTCTTTGCAAATTGTATAAACTGTTGACCTATTTTGGGTAATGAATCTTTATTTGTTAAAATGGT
It contains:
- a CDS encoding DUF58 domain-containing protein; this translates as MNNVNYDRPLTSIFTDGFFRFLLLILLFIALLLVQKNLILISILLLTMFYACKLWSYVSIKNIHYSFDAETKKGFPGEIISLQAQIYNNKILPIWIKLLIPMDKRLIPEIKMKNNFLCEEFSLLWYDHFLWNWNLTAKQRGCFQIGPPFLETGDLLGFFQKRRYLSQSAVEVIIYPRPISLNFLSTPIKEFFGKTGIDSPVKDPVYPIATHDYQHGEPAKYIHWKASARYNHLQSKIFDSSTQRKTLLVVDVSSFREKRQEELFEKILEVVAAMVLEFDKQGSPYSIFSNGKVTGSNMTTNFSFGTGPEQVSRAMELLARLTIEEFCSMDEILFKEMKIPAGTGCIYCAYRMNKKNTQISQFLIKHNTPVYLLLAKSSYHKKFSPIPALLFSEIYGEAIDLARSDSQYINNYL
- a CDS encoding MoxR family ATPase — translated: MNFSICHNITDNINKVIVGKNKAIELTLTTLLAEGHLLLEDVPGVGKTLLARSLARSIGGTFRRIQFTPDLLPSDITGFNIYNQKEGKFVFQAGPVMSNIVLADEINRTIPRTQSSLLESMQERQVTIDGITMDLPVPFFVIGTQNPIELEGTFPLPEAQLDRFLMRIKLDYPSHIEEMLILERFQKVDPLEKLESVTTPEEILHLQKERAKVHISKEINHYIVTLTNATRNSSQIRFGASPRASLHLMRAAQALAALRGRDFVLPDDIKELFTPVLAHRVVMETKERLKNTSPQKLLQEILEQTEIPTMEISK
- a CDS encoding cyclase family protein; this encodes MKVVDLSHLMCSNMPVYSQAGSPSFQITHILERDGFRETKYIIYSHTGTHIDAPAHMINSGPNLDNLDINHFFGKATMLDFCHHKYLYISIQDLFPYQEKISKVDFVILKTGWSQHWGKNQYYTSYPHLNEKSAEWLTRFNLKGIGVDAISIDQSESIDFAVHKILLSQKTIIIENLTNLDAIENEYFLFCVFPLKIKNADGSPVRAVALENSCK
- a CDS encoding MBL fold metallo-hydrolase, whose amino-acid sequence is MEIKATVLCENCIYFNSGVIAEHGWSAYIETKYGNFLFDTGQGIGIINNAHHFHKDLSNLQGIIISHHHHDHTGGLLRVLDYARKVKVYSHPALFKNSFNIRNGVERNIGIPYRREVLESKGAEFIFNTSFIEIAPGLMLSGEIPRRTSFEKGDPDLLLKNEQGYLQDIVIDDQTLIMNTKKGLVIVLGCSHSGIINIINYIIEKTGQKHIHTIFGGTHLGPLSEKSKAKSIEALKKFDIERIGTSHCTGLETSMRLLQEFGKRFFFCNVGTVIKV